A single window of Neurospora crassa OR74A linkage group VII, whole genome shotgun sequence DNA harbors:
- a CDS encoding dihydrolipoyl dehydrogenase produces MLSQRLIGRAAVRSAFKPSGLPVVVSPRLRRTYATESEEKDLVIIGGGVAGYVAAIKAGQEGLKVACIEKRGTLGGTCLNVGCIPSKSLLNNSHLYHQILHDSKHRGIEVGDVKLNLAQLMKAKEQSVSGLTKGVEFLLKKNGVEYIKGAGAFADEHTINVKLNDGGETSVKGKNILIATGSEVTPFPGLEIDEKRVISSTGAIALEKVPEKMLVIGGGIIGLEMASVWSRLGAQVTVIEFLDQIGGPGMDLEVAKSIQKILKKQGINFKTGTKVVSGDKTGETVKLEVDSAKGGKPETLEGDVVLVAIGRRPYTEGLGLENIGLEKDERGRVIIDSEYRTKIPHIRCVGDVTFGPMLAHKAEEEAVAVVEYIKKGYGHVNYGCIPSVMYTFPEVAWVGQSEQELKKAGVPYRVGTFPFSANSRAKTNLDTEGMVKMIADPETDRILGVHIIGPNAGEMIAEGTLALEYGASSEDIARTCHAHPTLAEAFKEAAMATHSKAIHF; encoded by the exons ATGCTGTCCCAAAGATTAATAGGCCGTGCTGCCGTCCGGTCCGCCTTCAAGCCCTCGGG GCTCCCTGTCGTCGTTTCTCCCAGGTTGAGGAGGACCTATGCGACCGAGTCTG AGGAGAAGGATCTCGTCATCATTGGAGGTGGCGTCGCTGGCTATGTTGCTGCCATCAAGGCCGGCCAGGAGGGTCTCAAG GTCGCCTGTATCGAGAAGCGCGGCACCCTCGGCGGTACCTGCCTGAACGTCGGCTGCATTCCCTCCAAGTCGCTCCTCAACAACTCCCATCTCTACCATCAGATCCTCCACGACTCGAAACACCGCGGCATCGAGGTCGGCGATGTCAAGCTCAACCTCGCCCAGCTTATGAAGGCCAAGGAACAGTCCGTCAGCGGTCTTACCAAAGGTGTCGAGTTCCTCCTGAAGAAGAACGGCGTCGAGTACATCAAGGGTGCTGGCGCCTTCGCCGATGAGCACACCATCAACGTCAAGCTCAACGACGGCGGCGAGACCTCCGTCAAGGGCAAGAACATCCTTATCGCCACTGGCTCCGAGGTCACCCCCTTCCCCGGCCTCGAAATCGACGAGAAGCGCGTCATCAGCAGCACTGGCGCCATTGCTCTTGAGAAGGTCCCGGAGAAGATGCTCGTCATCGGTGGTGGCATCATTGGTCTCGAAATGGCTTCTGTCTGGTCCCGTCTCGGCGCCCAGGTCACCGTCATCGAGTTTCTCGACCAGATTGGCGGCCCCGGCATGGACCTTGAGGTTGCCAAGTCCATCCAGAAGATCCTGAAGAAGCAGGGCATCAACTTCAAGACCGGCACCAAGGTCGTTTCCGGTGACAAGACTGGCGAGACCGTCAAGCTCGAGGTCGACTCCGCCAAGGGTGGCAAGCCCGAGACT CTCGAGGGTGACGTTGTTCTTGTCGCTATTGGCCGCCGTCCCTACACCGAGGGTCTCGGCCTTGAGAACATTGGACTCGAGAAGGATGAGCGCGGCCGTGTCATCATCGACTCCGAGTACCGCACCAAGATCCCCCACATTCGCTGCGTTGGTGATGTCACCTTCGGCCCCATGCTTGCTCacaaggctgaggaggaggctgttgCTGTCGTCGAGTACATCAAGAAGGGTTACGGCCATGTCAACTACGGCTGCATTCCTTCGGTCATGTACACCTTCCCCGAGGTTGCCTGGGTTGGCCAGTCCGAGCAGGAACTCAAGAAGGCTGGTGTTCCCTACCGCGTCGGTACCTTCCCCTTCAGCGCCAACTCCCGTGCCAAGACCAACCTTGACACTGAGGGCATGGTGAAGATGATCGCCGACCCCGAGACCGACCGGATTCTCGGTGTCCACATCATCGGTCCTAACGCCGGTGAGATGATTGCTGAGGGTACCCTTGCCCTCGAGTATGGCGCTTCCAGCGAGGATATTGCCCGCACCTGCCACGCTCACCCTACCCTCGCCGAGGCTTTCAAGGAGGCGGCCATGGCCACTCACTCAAAGGCCATCCACTTCTAA
- a CDS encoding nuclear protein, which yields MAPSMRIKAPKLPDNLLKELGVEGQSHGGRKNQFQSRKDRRKAERTQKRIHRTSSTRSYHTERATAPKPQKKVDAASSKEAKEPKPILKNGKKRSLEDEDEDVALEEDDDEDFDDEGDIDLDEDEDDELDLDEEDDKDGEDVDDEEESDVPTQTISKSQPKISKTVMERLAQDDKEIADLEKKLGIKGRKSLPKSFQEDGLLDLLEGLPGVDDETAEKRKRKSEADEWLAAKRRKAEEAKKTKEFELDEEENEVSELDEEDDGLDDLLEGLNSDEDNDVDQDEDMVEGDSDEDGEEDSILGEDEGDFGGFDEDDDEDDDEDDGDDDESDNDEETLQKPPERVRENPYVAPTTGRTVVKYVPPSKRQEAGSEAELVAHIRRQTQGLINRMTESNLLSIIMDFEKLYRDNPRQHLTSNIVDLLLIQVCEPTTLPDTLLVLTAGFATGIFKVIGMDFGAQLIQEVIERFDRHYEEAKEAAKERPDVPKQTSNLITFLSELYNFQLVGPNLLFDFIRILLGDLSELNAELLLRIVRIAGPALRQDDPMSVKDIVTLIRPAVAKIGEKNLSVRTKFMIETINDLKNNKMKTGLGASAVLTEHTTKMKKLLGTLKTIKTAEPLRMTLADIRDADKKGKWWLVGASWAGRDKDSDKKPLTQDGVIQDSVDSDDESFVLEDVEDMPDLGELARENQMNTDVRRSIFVSIMSATDYEDAYYRILKLRLNKERQREIPYVVIQCAGAEQVYNPYYTLVAKKLCGDRKIRWSFQDALWKLFRRLGESVFGDDAEDEEDVDAMDMRRLVNIAKLFGAMVAGGSLGLAILKCLNLPYLQTKTRALVEILLITVLLEAGKGGDKDRDETITSVFVAVEGVPELARGLQWFIKKVVRKSDLAGGAANTKLVKEGCKTAMAALEHALLAAEGLVE from the exons ATGGCACCCTCCATGAGGATAAAGGCTCCAAAATTGCCTGACAACCTCCTGAAGGAGCTCGGCGTAGAAG GACAATCTCACGGAGGTCGCAAGAATCAATTTCAGTCTAGAAAGGATCGCCGTAAAGCAGAGAGAACACAGAAAAGGATTCACCGCACCTCGTCCACAAGAAGTTACCATACCGAGCGCGCTACAGCCCCAAAACCACAGAAGAAGGTCGATGCCGCATCGTCAAAGGAAGCAAAGGAACCCAAGCCCATCTTGAAGAACGGGAAGAAACGATCattggaggatgaggatgaagatgttgccctcgaagaggacgatgatgaggattTCGATGACGAGGGCGATATCGATcttgacgaggacgaggacgatgagctAGAcctcgacgaagaagacgacaaAGACGGCGAAGACGTggacgatgaagaggaaagtGATGTCCCAACACAAACCATATCGAAGTCGCAGCCCAAAATCTCAAAAACTGTCATGGAACGATTGGCGCAAGACGACAAGGAGATCGCAGACCTCGAAAAGAAGCTCGGCATCAAGGGACGCAAATCGCTTCCCAAGTCCTTCCAGGAGGATGGTCTTCTTGATCTACTAGAAGGCCTTCCTGGCGTAGACGACGAAACAGCCGAGAAAAGGAAGCGGAAGTCCGAAGCGGATGAGTGGCTTGCGgcgaaaaggaggaaagcggaagaggccaagaagacgaAGGAATTCGAACtagacgaggaagaaaatGAAGTCTCCGAActggacgaagaggacgatgGCTTGGACGATCTCTTAGAGGGATTGAACTCGGACGAAGACAACGACGTTGACCAAGACGAAGACATGGTCGAAGGCGATtctgatgaagatggagaagaagacagcATCTTGGGCGAGGATGAGGGGGATTTTGGAGGAtttgacgaggacgacgacgaggacgacgacgaggacgacggcgacgacgacgaatccGACAACGACGAAGAAACGCTACAAAAGCCGCCAGAACGGGTCCGCGAAAACCCATATGTTGCGCCTACAACTGGGCGGACTGTAGTGAAATACGTGCCACCATCGAAGCGACAGGAGGCGGGCTCAGAAGCGGAGTTGGTGGCCCACATTCGCCGTCAAACACAAGGTCTCATCAACAGGATGACAGAGTCTAATCTTTTATCCATCATTATGGACTTTGAAAAGCTTTACCGCGACAACCCGCGACAACATCTTACGTCGAACATTGTCGATCTCCTACTCATTCAGGTGTGCGAGCCAACGACGCTGCCTGATACGTTGCTCGTGCTTACCGCGGGTTTCGCTACGGGTATCTTCAAGGTGATTGGCATGGACTTTGGCGCACAGTTAATTCAAGAAGTGATCGAGCGATTTGATAGGCATTATGAAGAGGCCAAAGAGGCTGCAAAGGAGCGGCCAGACGTGCCGAAACAGACATCCAACCTCATCACTTTCCTATCCGAACTCTATAACTTTCAACTCGTGGGCCCTAACTTGCTCTTCGACTTCATTCGAATCCTTTTGGGTGATCTTTCGGAGCTGAACGCGGAACTTTTGCTCAGAATTGTGCGCATTGCTGGCCCAGCCCTCCGACAAGATGACCCCATGTCTGTCAAGGACATTGTTACCCTTATCCGCCCGGCTGTTGCCAAGATCGGAGAGAAGAACCTCAGCGTCAGAACTAAATTCATGATTGAGACCATCAACGACCTGAAAAACAACAAGATGAAGACGGGTTTAGGCGCTTCCGCCGTTCTCACGGAGCACACAaccaagatgaagaagcttTTGGGCACCTTGAAAACCATCAAGACGGCCGAGCCCTTGCGAATGACCCTTGCCGATATACGCGATGCCGACAAGAAGGGCAAATGGTGGCTTGTAGGCGCTAGCTGGGCAGGCAGAGATAAGGACAGTGACAAGAAGCCATTGACCCAGGACGGTGTCATACAGGATAGCGTTGACTCGGACGACGAAAGCTTTGTCTTggaggatgtcgaggacATGCCTGACCTCGGAGAACTTGCCAGAGAAAACCAGATGAACACGGACGTGCGCCGGTCCATCTTTGTGTCGATAATGTCCGCCACGGACTACGAAGATGCCTACTACCGCATCCTCAAGTTGCGCCTGAACAAGGAGCGACAGAGAGAGATTCCATACGTGGTCATCCAGTGTGCCGGCGCAGAGCAGGTCTACAACCCATACTACACCTTGGTGGCCAAGAAGCTTTGCGGGGATCGCAAAATCCGGTGGTCGTTCCAAGACGCGCTCTGGAAGCTATTCAGGCGTCTCGGAGAGTCAGTTTTTGGCGATGAcgcggaggatgaggaggatgtaGATGCGATGGACATGCGGCGGCTTGTCAACATTGCAAAACTGTTTGGGGCCATGGTGGCAGGTGGATCGCTAGGATTGGCAATTCTGAAATGCCTCAATTTGCCTTATCTACAAACCAAGACGCGGGCGCTAGTGGAGATCCTGCTGATTACTGTGCTTCTTGAAGCCGGAAAAGGCGGCGACAAGGATCGGGATGAGACGATTACTTCGGTGTTTGTGGCTGTGGAAGGGGTCCCCGAGCTTGCCAGAGGCCTGCAATGGTTCATCAAGAAGGTGGTCCGGAAGTCGGATCTCGCGGGAGGGGCGGCCAACACCAAGCTCGTCAAGGAGGGTTGCAAGACGGCCATGGCGGCCTTGGAGCATGCGCTGCTCGCCGCCGAAGGCTTGGTGGAATAA
- a CDS encoding ubiquinone biosynthesis protein COQ9, with the protein MMRPSSISLRRPARQILFSSVSTIRAAAPVPTTATHRSLSTSTSTGSGCPCANGSRRPQVKQTQELQQQQQQRQQRQHRNAYHSYDHPSSSAAFTPVEESILSAAYQHVPSHGFTPSALAAGARDAGYLDISPTILPEGAFALIRYHLVKQREELAPRVSELFGGEGHVGARPGLSEWEIRGRVEAVTWERLSANAQVIGRWQEALAIMAQPSYVPPSLKELALLSDEILFLAGDSSVDPSWYTKRASLSTIYAAAELFMTNDHSPEFMDTRAFLNRRLREVNEVGGVFRNLREWVGFTATAGVNVLRSKGVRI; encoded by the exons ATGATGCGTCCATCATCGATATCTCTGCGCCGCCCCGCCCGGCAAATTCTCTTTTCCTCTGTCTCCACGATCCGAGCTGCGGCACCCGTCCCGACTACTGCCACCCATCGTTCCCtaagcaccagcaccagcaccggcTCCGGCTGCCCATGTGCAAACGGCAGCAGACGCCCCCAAGTAAAACAGACCCAAGaactccagcagcagcagcagcaacggcaGCAACGGCAACACCGCAACGCCTACCACTCCTACGACCACCCATCCTCTTCTGCCGCCTTCACGCCCGTCGAGGAATCCATTCTCAGCGCCGCTTACCAGCACGTCCCTAGTCACGGCTTCACACCTTCTGCGCTCGCCGCCGGCGCCCGCGATGCCGGATACCTGGACATCAGCCCGACAATCCTGCCCGAGGGCGCCTTCGCTCTGATCCGGTATCACCTGGTCAAGCAGCGGGAGGAGCTCGCGCCTCGGGTAAGCGAACTCTTTGGGGGCGAGGGACACGTGGGAGCTAGACCAGGGCTGTCGGAGTGGGAGATCCGGGGGCGCGTCGAGGCGGTTACGTGGGAGCGCTTGTCGGCGAATGCGCAGGTTATCGGGCGGTGGCAGGAG GCTCTAGCAATCATGGCACAACCATCTTACGTCCCTCCTTCGCTCAAGGAGCTCGCCCTGCTCTCGGATGAGATTCTTTTCCTCGCCGGCGACTCCTCGGTCGACCCGTCGTGGTATACCAAGCGCGCTTCGCTCTCTACTATTTACGCCGCTGCCGAATTGTTCATGACCAACGATCACTCCCCTGAGTTCATGGATACCCGGGCTTTCTTGAACCGCAGGCTCAGGGAAGTGAAtgaggttggtggtgtaTTCAGAAACTTGCGGGAGTGGGTTGGGTTTACTGCCACGGCGGGTGTCAATGTTCTGCGCAGCAAGGGTGTCAGGATATAG
- a CDS encoding RNP domain-containing protein, variant 3, with translation MTGQGAPAGGQGIGYTGPPHRTFEDRAAHREQVMNNIRETSQQDRRVYVGNLSYDVKWHHLKDFMRQAGEVLYADVLLLPNGMSKGCGIVEYATREQAQNAVATLSNQNLMGRLVYVREDREAEPRFGPPGGGANRGGFGGGMGPNGYGAVPGHAGPGGFGGGPMAGGGGRQIYVSNLPYNVGWQDLKDLFRQAARNGGVIRADVHIGPDGRPKGSGIVVFETPDDARNAIQQFNGYDWQGRMLEVREDRFAGANMGPGGFGGRGGFGGGRGAFGGFGRGGFGGGRGGFGGGFGGRGGFGGAPGGPPSFDANQPAAQPNPFTDFATSGTERSEIIYVRNLPWSTSNEDLVELFSTIGKVEQAEIQYEPSGRSRGSGVVRFDNADTADTAIQKFQGYQYGGRPLGLSFVKYLNPGAGGDSMDTDPHGGLTQDQIM, from the exons ATGACTGGCCAAGGTGCGCCTGCTGGAGGACAAGGAATTGGCTACACCGGACCACCTCATCGAACTTTCGAAGACCGCGCCGCTCATCGAGAACAAGTCATGAACAACATTCGGGAAACGTCGCAGCAGGACCGCCGCGTCTACGTCGGCAATTTGTCCTACGATGTTAAATGGCACCACCTCAAGGATTTTATGAGACAGG CTGGAGAGGTGCTCTATGCCGATGTGTTGCTGCTTCCTAATGGAATGTCGAAG GGATGCGG AATTGTGGAATATGCGACCAGGGAGCAAGCTCAAAACGCCGTTGCTACCCTGAGCAACCAGAACCTTATGGGCAGACTTGTCTATGTTCGCGAG GACCGTGAGGCCGAGCCTCGTTTTGGACCTCCTGGAGGAGGTGCTAACCGCGGTGGTTTTGGTGGCGGCATGGGCCCCAACGGATATGGAGCTGTTCCCGGCCATGCTGGCCCCGGCGGCTTCGGTGGTGGTCCCATGGCTGGTGGCGGTGGCCGCCAGATCTACGTGTCCAAC CTGCCGTACAATGTTGGCTGGCAGGATCTGAAGGATCTGTTCAGACAGGCTG CGCGCAATGGTGGTGTTATCCGCGCCGACGTTCATATCGGACCTGATGGCCGCCCGAAAGGATCGGGTATCGTTGTCTTCGAGACCCCAGATGATGCTCGCAACGCCATCCAGCAGTTCAATGGTTACGATTGGCAGGGCCGTATGCTGGAGGTTCGCGAGGATCGCTTTGCCGGTGCGAATATGGGTCCTGGTGGTTTCGGCGGTCGtggcggcttcggcggcggccgtGGTGCCTTCGGCGGTTTCGGTCGCGGCGGCTTCGGTGGTGGCCGCGGTGGCTTTGGAGGTGGCTTCGGCGGTCGTGGCGGCTTCGGAGGAGCTCCCGGTGGTCCCCCTAGCTTCGATGCCAACCAGCCGGCCGCTCAGCCCAACCCGTTCACTGACTTCGCTACTTCTGGTACTGAACGGTCTGAGATCATTTACGTCCGGAAC cTCCCTTGGTCGACCAGCAATGAGGATCTCGTCGAGCTCTTCTCTACTATTGGTAAGGTAGAGCAGGCTGAGATTCAGTATGAGCCCAGCGGTCGCTCCCGCGGCTCTGGCGTCGTTCGCTTCGACAATGCCGACACCGCCGACACCGCGATCCAAAAGTTCCAGGGTTACCAGTATGGTGGACGTCCTCTCGGTCTGAGTTTCGTCAAGTACCTTAACCCTGGTGCTGGCGGCGACAGCATGGATACCGACCCCCATGGTGGCCTGACACAAGATCAGATCATGTAA
- a CDS encoding RNP domain-containing protein, variant 1, with protein MADAAGDTYRPRERSRSPRRGRSRSPTTRRSYSPRDRSRSRHRRRSRTPMTGQGAPAGGQGIGYTGPPHRTFEDRAAHREQVMNNIRETSQQDRRVYVGNLSYDVKWHHLKDFMRQAGEVLYADVLLLPNGMSKGCGIVEYATREQAQNAVATLSNQNLMGRLVYVREDREAEPRFGPPGGGANRGGFGGGMGPNGYGAVPGHAGPGGFGGGPMAGGGGRQIYVSNLPYNVGWQDLKDLFRQAARNGGVIRADVHIGPDGRPKGSGIVVFETPDDARNAIQQFNGYDWQGRMLEVREDRFAGANMGPGGFGGRGGFGGGRGAFGGFGRGGFGGGRGGFGGGFGGRGGFGGAPGGPPSFDANQPAAQPNPFTDFATSGTERSEIIYVRNLPWSTSNEDLVELFSTIGKVEQAEIQYEPSGRSRGSGVVRFDNADTADTAIQKFQGYQYGGRPLGLSFVKYLNPGAGGDSMDTDPHGGLTQDQIM; from the exons ATGG CCGACGCAGCAGGAGACACTTATCGCCCT CGTGAGAGGTCCCGTTCCCCCAGACGTGGACGTTCCAGAAGCCCCACTACTCGCCGTTCATACTCGCCCCGTGACCGTTCGCGGAGTCGCCATCGGAGAAGAAGCCGCACCCCTATGACTGGCCAAGGTGCGCCTGCTGGAGGACAAGGAATTGGCTACACCGGACCACCTCATCGAACTTTCGAAGACCGCGCCGCTCATCGAGAACAAGTCATGAACAACATTCGGGAAACGTCGCAGCAGGACCGCCGCGTCTACGTCGGCAATTTGTCCTACGATGTTAAATGGCACCACCTCAAGGATTTTATGAGACAGG CTGGAGAGGTGCTCTATGCCGATGTGTTGCTGCTTCCTAATGGAATGTCGAAG GGATGCGG AATTGTGGAATATGCGACCAGGGAGCAAGCTCAAAACGCCGTTGCTACCCTGAGCAACCAGAACCTTATGGGCAGACTTGTCTATGTTCGCGAG GACCGTGAGGCCGAGCCTCGTTTTGGACCTCCTGGAGGAGGTGCTAACCGCGGTGGTTTTGGTGGCGGCATGGGCCCCAACGGATATGGAGCTGTTCCCGGCCATGCTGGCCCCGGCGGCTTCGGTGGTGGTCCCATGGCTGGTGGCGGTGGCCGCCAGATCTACGTGTCCAAC CTGCCGTACAATGTTGGCTGGCAGGATCTGAAGGATCTGTTCAGACAGGCTG CGCGCAATGGTGGTGTTATCCGCGCCGACGTTCATATCGGACCTGATGGCCGCCCGAAAGGATCGGGTATCGTTGTCTTCGAGACCCCAGATGATGCTCGCAACGCCATCCAGCAGTTCAATGGTTACGATTGGCAGGGCCGTATGCTGGAGGTTCGCGAGGATCGCTTTGCCGGTGCGAATATGGGTCCTGGTGGTTTCGGCGGTCGtggcggcttcggcggcggccgtGGTGCCTTCGGCGGTTTCGGTCGCGGCGGCTTCGGTGGTGGCCGCGGTGGCTTTGGAGGTGGCTTCGGCGGTCGTGGCGGCTTCGGAGGAGCTCCCGGTGGTCCCCCTAGCTTCGATGCCAACCAGCCGGCCGCTCAGCCCAACCCGTTCACTGACTTCGCTACTTCTGGTACTGAACGGTCTGAGATCATTTACGTCCGGAAC cTCCCTTGGTCGACCAGCAATGAGGATCTCGTCGAGCTCTTCTCTACTATTGGTAAGGTAGAGCAGGCTGAGATTCAGTATGAGCCCAGCGGTCGCTCCCGCGGCTCTGGCGTCGTTCGCTTCGACAATGCCGACACCGCCGACACCGCGATCCAAAAGTTCCAGGGTTACCAGTATGGTGGACGTCCTCTCGGTCTGAGTTTCGTCAAGTACCTTAACCCTGGTGCTGGCGGCGACAGCATGGATACCGACCCCCATGGTGGCCTGACACAAGATCAGATCATGTAA